From the Candidatus Nanopelagicales bacterium genome, one window contains:
- a CDS encoding 3-hydroxyacyl-CoA dehydrogenase family protein, with protein sequence MAVNKMAVVGCGTMGSGIIQVAAQTGIEVVGIETSEANAERAYERINAGLDGTLKRGKITEEQAAKAREVFSITTDLGAVANADIVVEAVYEDVALKNDILGRIDKLVGPNTFIASNTSTIPLVILAGATTRPERVVGLHFFNPVPAMKLVEVIKTPVTSEDDVAAMVELAQRMGKSPVVVNDVPGFVGNLLITPYLNDAIRAFERGVAPMESIDEVMQLGFNHPMGPFRLADLIGLDIVHDMGASIYEETKDPKYFPPIMLKQYVRLGWLGRKTGRGFYRYDS encoded by the coding sequence GTGGCAGTAAATAAAATGGCAGTCGTTGGTTGCGGCACCATGGGCAGCGGCATCATTCAGGTGGCGGCTCAGACCGGTATCGAAGTAGTCGGTATCGAAACCAGTGAGGCAAATGCAGAGCGCGCATATGAGCGTATCAACGCAGGCCTTGATGGAACATTAAAGCGCGGCAAGATCACGGAAGAGCAAGCCGCAAAGGCACGTGAAGTTTTCAGCATCACCACTGATCTGGGTGCTGTTGCAAATGCAGACATCGTTGTTGAAGCGGTGTACGAAGATGTCGCGTTGAAGAATGACATCCTGGGTCGCATCGACAAGCTTGTAGGACCAAACACGTTCATCGCATCGAACACATCAACAATTCCGTTGGTAATTTTGGCTGGCGCAACCACACGCCCAGAACGCGTTGTTGGTCTTCACTTCTTCAACCCAGTCCCAGCAATGAAGCTGGTTGAAGTCATTAAGACCCCGGTCACTTCAGAAGACGACGTCGCCGCAATGGTTGAGCTCGCTCAGCGCATGGGCAAGAGCCCAGTTGTAGTAAACGACGTTCCAGGCTTCGTAGGTAACTTGCTCATCACGCCGTACCTCAATGATGCGATTCGTGCTTTCGAGCGTGGCGTTGCGCCAATGGAATCCATTGACGAAGTGATGCAACTTGGCTTCAACCATCCAATGGGACCTTTCCGACTCGCTGACCTCATTGGCTTGGACATCGTCCATGACATGGGTGCATCGATCTACGAAGAAACCAAGGATCCAAAGTACTTCCCACCAATCATGCTCAAGCAGTACGTACGTTTGGGTTGGCTTGGACGCAAGACCGGCCGTGGTTTCTACCGCTACGACTCGTAA
- a CDS encoding thiolase family protein, protein MTEAVIVSAVRTPIATSRKGTLSETSGEVLATFILDQAIKAAGIDANDVDDVIFGEAMYGGGDLARYAAVANGLQDVSGQAVNRHCASSLTALGNAAATIKAGMEDVIVAGGVQAGSMSPAMSWRVAGTEDEFESRIPPTFPATEDARDDVSLTVGWNVAQAHDISREDMDKWAWRSHMRAAKAIEDGKFLDEIRPITVKTKDGSTVEFAVDEHPRGSSTLEKLATLKPLHPEIENFSITAGNASGVNDAASAVVVTSDKYAADHNLDVLAVVKSWAAAGVNPKFTGMGAIAAAEKALKRAGLTVNDIDLWEINEAFASVPVAACKILGIDEEKVNIYGSGCSLGHPVGASGTRQIATLVHELRRRGGGIGLSTMCAGGGQGGAVIIEVPKK, encoded by the coding sequence GTGACTGAAGCCGTCATCGTTAGTGCTGTTCGTACCCCTATTGCTACTTCTCGTAAGGGCACCTTGAGTGAAACCTCAGGTGAAGTCCTTGCCACCTTCATTCTTGACCAAGCCATCAAGGCTGCAGGGATTGATGCCAATGATGTTGATGACGTGATCTTCGGCGAAGCCATGTACGGCGGCGGCGACCTCGCTCGCTACGCAGCAGTTGCTAATGGTCTTCAGGATGTTTCCGGCCAGGCAGTGAACCGCCACTGTGCATCAAGCCTCACCGCACTTGGCAACGCTGCAGCAACCATCAAGGCCGGAATGGAAGATGTCATCGTTGCTGGCGGCGTTCAGGCTGGCTCAATGTCACCTGCAATGAGCTGGCGCGTAGCGGGAACTGAAGATGAATTCGAATCACGCATCCCACCTACATTCCCAGCGACAGAAGATGCTCGCGACGACGTGTCACTCACCGTGGGCTGGAACGTTGCTCAGGCCCATGACATTTCACGCGAAGATATGGACAAGTGGGCCTGGCGTTCACATATGCGTGCAGCCAAGGCAATCGAAGATGGCAAATTCCTCGACGAAATTCGCCCAATCACGGTAAAGACCAAAGACGGTTCAACCGTTGAGTTCGCAGTTGATGAGCACCCACGTGGCAGCTCAACCTTGGAAAAGCTTGCAACGTTGAAGCCACTTCACCCGGAAATTGAAAACTTCTCAATCACCGCGGGTAACGCATCAGGCGTGAACGACGCTGCATCAGCAGTCGTTGTTACCAGCGACAAGTACGCGGCTGATCACAACCTCGACGTACTTGCAGTGGTGAAGTCATGGGCAGCAGCTGGTGTGAATCCAAAGTTCACCGGAATGGGCGCAATCGCTGCTGCCGAGAAGGCTCTGAAGCGCGCAGGTCTCACTGTGAACGACATTGACCTATGGGAAATCAACGAAGCATTTGCTTCAGTTCCTGTTGCTGCCTGCAAAATCCTGGGTATTGACGAAGAAAAGGTCAACATCTACGGCAGTGGTTGCTCGCTTGGTCACCCTGTTGGCGCATCAGGCACTCGCCAGATCGCAACCTTGGTTCATGAGCTTCGCCGTCGTGGCGGCGGCATCGGCCTTTCCACCATGTGTGCCGGTGGCGGCCAGGGTGGCGCAGTCATCATCGAAGTTCCAAAGAAGTAG
- a CDS encoding SDR family NAD(P)-dependent oxidoreductase produces MELQGSSAIVTGGAGGFGEATVRRLVDKGVKVVIADLHDERANALVAELGSGVQYVRTDVTDEQNVIEAINAAQEMAPLRTAVAVHGGPAAGKRIVGRNGETYPVETFRRTVEIFLVGNFTVLSRAASVMSLNDPLEDGQRGVCIGTASIAGFEGQVGQADYSAAKGGVIGMTLTAARDLGPAGIRVMTIAPGTFHTYAYGDVPIEDLNERFAKLIPNPKRMGRADEYAQLALQICENDFLNGYTIRLDGAQRF; encoded by the coding sequence ATGGAACTTCAGGGTTCATCAGCCATCGTTACCGGCGGCGCCGGCGGCTTCGGCGAAGCAACAGTTCGTCGCCTTGTCGACAAGGGCGTCAAGGTTGTTATTGCTGATCTTCACGATGAGCGCGCAAATGCTCTCGTGGCTGAACTGGGTTCAGGTGTCCAATATGTCCGTACTGACGTCACTGACGAGCAGAACGTGATTGAAGCTATCAATGCTGCCCAGGAGATGGCTCCCCTACGTACCGCGGTTGCCGTTCATGGTGGCCCAGCTGCTGGCAAGCGCATCGTTGGTCGTAATGGCGAGACCTACCCTGTTGAGACCTTCCGCCGCACCGTGGAAATCTTCCTCGTGGGTAACTTCACTGTTCTTTCCCGCGCAGCTTCAGTCATGAGCCTCAACGATCCTTTGGAAGATGGTCAGCGCGGCGTGTGCATCGGCACCGCATCAATCGCCGGCTTTGAAGGCCAGGTTGGTCAGGCTGACTACTCAGCAGCAAAGGGCGGCGTGATTGGTATGACCCTCACCGCAGCTCGCGATCTTGGTCCAGCCGGCATTCGTGTGATGACCATCGCACCAGGCACCTTCCACACCTACGCATACGGCGATGTGCCAATCGAAGATCTCAACGAGCGTTTCGCAAAGCTCATCCCTAACCCAAAGCGCATGGGCCGCGCCGATGAATACGCACAGCTCGCACTTCAGATCTGTGAGAACGACTTCCTCAACGGTTACACCATCCGCCTTGATGGAGCGCAGCGCTTCTAA
- a CDS encoding SDR family NAD(P)-dependent oxidoreductase, whose product MEIKGRSAIVTGGAGGFGEATVRRLVDKGANVVIADLHDERANALVKDLGSAVRYVRTDITDEQNVIEAVNAAQEMAPLAFAVAVHGGGANGGGGPQRIVDREGNPIAVEHFRRTVEVYLVGNFTVLSRAAAVMSQNAPDDDGQRGVCLGTASIAGFEGQVGQTSYSAAKGGVIGMTLTAARDMGPAGIRFMTIAPGTFHTYAYGDVPIEALNDRFAKLIPNPKRMGHPDEYAKLAIQIFENDFLNGYTIRLDGAQRF is encoded by the coding sequence ATGGAAATCAAGGGCAGATCCGCAATCGTCACCGGTGGTGCTGGTGGCTTTGGCGAAGCAACAGTTCGTCGCCTTGTCGACAAGGGCGCAAATGTTGTGATCGCAGATCTTCACGATGAGCGCGCAAATGCATTGGTGAAGGACCTTGGTTCCGCAGTGCGTTACGTCCGCACCGACATCACTGACGAACAAAATGTCATCGAAGCAGTAAATGCTGCACAGGAAATGGCTCCGCTTGCTTTCGCAGTTGCAGTACATGGCGGCGGCGCAAACGGCGGCGGCGGACCACAGCGCATTGTTGACCGCGAGGGCAACCCAATTGCAGTCGAGCACTTCCGTCGCACTGTTGAGGTGTACCTCGTTGGTAACTTCACCGTGTTGTCACGTGCAGCAGCTGTCATGAGCCAGAACGCTCCAGATGATGACGGCCAGCGCGGCGTATGCCTTGGCACTGCTTCGATCGCAGGCTTTGAAGGTCAAGTTGGTCAGACTTCATATTCCGCAGCAAAGGGTGGCGTCATTGGTATGACGTTGACCGCAGCTCGCGATATGGGACCTGCAGGCATTCGCTTCATGACGATTGCTCCTGGCACCTTCCACACCTACGCATACGGCGATGTGCCAATCGAGGCACTCAACGATCGTTTTGCAAAGCTCATCCCTAACCCAAAGCGCATGGGTCATCCAGATGAATACGCAAAGCTTGCAATTCAGATTTTCGAAAATGATTTCCTCAATGGCTACACCATCCGCCTTGATGGAGCACAGCGCTTCTAA
- a CDS encoding thioesterase family protein, with protein sequence MSSLLDVLTLDQIDEDHFITRVVAPDMRGINPDFTGLYGGQMAAQSLLAACKTVSPDQVPHSLHAYFLRAGRNTVPLEIAVYRDRDGRSYSSRRIEASQLGEVIFTMNASFHQLETGPDVQAVRLPTVPSAQESIAVPVPVGITDVTLIDATPTAGNAFPHQTWTKVDVALPDDPQIHACALTYLSDFFSGLVQFDEFPKKPRLASLDHAMWFHRPFNMNDWHLMDWQAQTMAHGRGHYIGHIYDEQGRLVASIGQEMVVRESKV encoded by the coding sequence ATGAGCAGCCTTCTTGACGTTCTGACGCTTGATCAAATTGATGAGGATCACTTCATCACCCGGGTTGTGGCTCCAGATATGCGCGGCATTAATCCAGACTTTACTGGTTTATATGGTGGACAGATGGCTGCGCAATCACTGTTGGCTGCATGTAAAACCGTGAGTCCGGATCAAGTGCCGCATTCTTTACATGCGTATTTCTTACGCGCTGGTCGCAACACAGTTCCCTTAGAAATTGCCGTGTATCGCGATCGCGACGGACGCTCTTATTCATCACGGCGTATCGAAGCGTCACAACTTGGCGAAGTGATTTTCACTATGAACGCGTCATTCCATCAACTTGAAACAGGACCTGACGTACAAGCAGTGCGCTTGCCAACAGTTCCTTCGGCCCAAGAGTCCATTGCGGTTCCTGTTCCAGTTGGGATCACTGATGTCACATTGATTGACGCAACACCAACTGCGGGAAATGCTTTTCCGCATCAAACATGGACCAAGGTTGATGTCGCTTTGCCAGATGATCCACAGATTCACGCGTGTGCGTTGACCTATCTTTCTGATTTCTTCAGCGGGCTCGTGCAGTTCGATGAGTTTCCGAAAAAGCCGCGACTAGCAAGCCTTGATCACGCGATGTGGTTTCACCGACCCTTCAACATGAATGACTGGCATCTCATGGATTGGCAGGCCCAAACGATGGCGCATGGCCGTGGCCACTACATCGGTCACATCTATGACGAACAAGGCCGGCTCGTCGCCAGCATTGGTCAAGAAATGGTTGTACGCGAATCCAAGGTTTAG
- a CDS encoding SDR family NAD(P)-dependent oxidoreductase: MDLQLTGKRALVTGSSSGIGAGIAEELAAEGVLVVVHGRNEERANAVAAKINAAGGQAKVAIGDLSNNQGAAAAAEAALAAFGGIDILVNNAGGSFDTPNPSFFAVTPENLVATYEANTVAAFRLIQALAPAMKERGWGRIINISTAAAITPTSAQPDYGPAKAAMVNMSLGLSKTLRMTGVTVNCVSPGMIRTEGLMEFLGNFAQKRGWGDDIPKAEEYFVNGTGQTVGRVGEVSDIAYAVTMLASPRSDIINGTNLHVDAGISPAIN; encoded by the coding sequence ATGGATCTCCAACTCACCGGCAAGCGCGCGCTCGTCACTGGCAGCAGCAGCGGCATCGGCGCGGGCATCGCAGAAGAACTCGCTGCCGAAGGTGTGCTGGTTGTTGTGCATGGCCGTAATGAGGAACGCGCAAATGCAGTGGCAGCGAAGATCAATGCGGCTGGAGGCCAAGCCAAGGTCGCCATCGGTGATCTCTCCAACAACCAGGGTGCTGCAGCAGCAGCCGAAGCAGCCCTTGCTGCCTTTGGAGGCATCGACATCCTTGTGAATAACGCAGGCGGCAGTTTCGATACGCCAAACCCATCCTTCTTTGCGGTCACCCCAGAAAATCTTGTTGCCACCTACGAAGCCAACACTGTTGCTGCCTTCCGACTCATTCAGGCACTTGCACCTGCAATGAAAGAACGTGGTTGGGGGCGCATCATTAACATCTCGACAGCGGCAGCGATCACCCCAACCTCAGCTCAGCCTGATTACGGTCCGGCAAAGGCCGCAATGGTGAATATGTCTCTTGGTCTTTCCAAGACTCTTCGCATGACTGGTGTCACCGTCAACTGTGTATCGCCAGGCATGATCCGCACAGAAGGCTTGATGGAATTTCTCGGCAACTTCGCGCAGAAGCGTGGTTGGGGCGATGACATTCCAAAGGCCGAGGAGTACTTCGTCAATGGCACTGGTCAAACCGTTGGTCGTGTTGGTGAAGTGTCAGACATTGCTTACGCAGTAACAATGTTGGCAAGCCCACGTTCAGACATCATTAACGGCACCAACCTGCACGTTGACGCTGGTATTTCACCAGCAATCAACTAA
- a CDS encoding amidohydrolase family protein encodes MNINDMVLVSIDDHIIENHDTFKNHFPESMKDQAPKLVKHPDLPDVDAWMFQGVSVGSPGLSAVASWPKEEWNFNPTDLSEMRPGTYDIHQRVRDMNANGVLAGMNFPTFPGFAGTHLASLPDQALSLVAIKAYNDWLMDELCGAYPGRFIPMGIIPFFDMEESVKEIHRLAAKGCRSITLPETPYGVGQKSFASGHWDPVFKAMVDTNMVASLHIGGGFGLLKRPDEFLIDDIVILASLISTVACSDIMTSGVIKRFPDMKFAMSEGGIGWVPFFLDRMDRHMINQSWTHLDTMPKGMTPTEVWKKNFMACFITDPTGLTTRDRYGVETISWECDYPHSDSTWPYSPEVLIQELEAAKCSDAEINMITHENVARFFDWDPFKHTPRDQATVGALRALATDVDVSETSKLEYKRRWAETHA; translated from the coding sequence ATGAATATCAATGACATGGTGCTGGTGAGCATCGATGACCACATCATCGAAAATCACGACACCTTTAAAAATCACTTCCCTGAGTCCATGAAGGATCAGGCTCCAAAGCTCGTGAAGCACCCTGATCTTCCTGACGTTGATGCCTGGATGTTCCAGGGCGTATCCGTTGGCAGCCCAGGCTTGAGCGCTGTTGCGTCTTGGCCAAAAGAAGAGTGGAACTTCAACCCCACCGATCTTTCGGAAATGCGCCCAGGAACCTACGACATTCACCAACGTGTGCGCGACATGAATGCAAACGGTGTACTTGCTGGCATGAACTTCCCAACCTTCCCAGGCTTCGCAGGCACTCACCTTGCATCACTTCCAGATCAGGCTTTGTCACTCGTTGCCATCAAGGCATACAACGACTGGTTGATGGACGAACTGTGCGGTGCTTACCCAGGTCGCTTCATTCCGATGGGCATCATTCCGTTCTTTGACATGGAAGAGTCCGTTAAGGAAATTCATCGCCTTGCCGCAAAGGGCTGCCGCTCAATCACCTTGCCTGAAACTCCGTACGGTGTGGGACAAAAGAGTTTCGCTAGTGGTCACTGGGATCCAGTGTTTAAGGCCATGGTCGACACCAACATGGTGGCTTCACTGCACATCGGTGGCGGCTTTGGTTTGTTGAAGCGCCCAGATGAATTCCTCATCGATGACATCGTCATTCTGGCGTCACTCATTTCAACTGTTGCATGTAGCGACATCATGACCAGTGGCGTGATTAAGCGTTTCCCTGACATGAAATTTGCCATGAGTGAAGGCGGCATCGGTTGGGTTCCATTCTTCCTTGACCGCATGGATCGCCACATGATCAACCAGTCATGGACTCATTTGGACACCATGCCAAAGGGCATGACTCCAACTGAAGTGTGGAAGAAGAACTTCATGGCCTGCTTCATCACTGATCCAACGGGTCTGACTACTCGCGATCGTTACGGTGTTGAAACCATTTCATGGGAATGCGATTACCCACATTCAGATTCAACATGGCCTTACTCACCAGAAGTGTTGATTCAGGAACTTGAAGCTGCGAAGTGCAGTGACGCAGAGATCAACATGATCACGCATGAAAACGTCGCACGCTTCTTCGACTGGGATCCGTTCAAGCACACACCACGCGACCAAGCAACTGTTGGTGCACTTCGCGCACTTGCAACTGATGTTGATGTGAGCGAAACATCAAAGCTTGAATACAAGCGTCGTTGGGCAGAAACACACGCATAA
- a CDS encoding amidohydrolase family protein: protein MNINDMVLLSIDDHIIEGPDTFAKHFPESMKDQAPKLVKHPDNPNVDAWMFQGVSVGSPGLSAVVSWPKEEWGFDPTDISEMRPGTYDIHQRVRDMNVNGVLAGMNFPTFPGFAGTHLASLPDKKLSLTAIKAYNDYLLDELCGAYPGRFIPMGIIPFFDVDESVKEINRLAAKGVGCRSITMPETPYGVGMPDFSTGYWDPIFKALVDTDMVASMHIGGGFGLIQRPPVTLPDDIVILAALVSTIAASDLLTSGVLKRIPDIKFAMSEGGLGWIPFLLDRMDRHMVNHSWTHLDSLPKGKTPTEVWKDNFLACFITEPTALLTRERYGTHTIAWECDYPHSDCTWPYSPELLLKELEAANCSDKEIDMITHENVANFFNWDPFKHTPRDQATVGGLRALATDVDTKETSKAEYRQRYEAARA, encoded by the coding sequence ATGAATATCAATGACATGGTGCTGCTGAGCATCGATGATCACATCATCGAAGGCCCAGATACCTTTGCAAAGCACTTCCCAGAGTCAATGAAAGACCAAGCTCCAAAGCTCGTGAAGCATCCCGATAATCCAAACGTTGATGCCTGGATGTTCCAAGGTGTTTCTGTTGGTAGCCCAGGCCTCAGCGCTGTGGTGTCGTGGCCAAAGGAAGAGTGGGGCTTTGATCCAACTGACATTTCGGAGATGCGCCCAGGTACCTACGACATTCATCAGCGCGTACGCGACATGAACGTCAACGGCGTGCTTGCCGGCATGAACTTCCCAACCTTTCCAGGCTTCGCAGGCACTCACCTTGCATCGCTGCCAGATAAGAAACTGTCGCTCACAGCGATCAAGGCATACAACGATTATCTGCTTGATGAACTCTGCGGCGCATACCCAGGCCGCTTCATTCCTATGGGCATTATTCCTTTCTTCGACGTTGATGAATCAGTCAAGGAAATCAACCGTCTTGCTGCAAAGGGTGTTGGCTGTCGTTCCATCACGATGCCAGAAACCCCTTACGGCGTTGGTATGCCGGACTTCTCAACCGGATACTGGGATCCAATTTTCAAGGCACTTGTTGACACCGACATGGTTGCATCCATGCACATTGGTGGTGGCTTTGGTTTGATCCAGCGCCCACCAGTGACACTTCCAGATGACATCGTCATCTTGGCGGCACTCGTATCAACGATTGCTGCATCAGACTTGCTCACCAGCGGTGTGCTCAAGCGCATCCCTGATATCAAGTTTGCAATGAGCGAAGGCGGATTGGGTTGGATTCCATTCCTTCTTGATCGCATGGATCGTCACATGGTGAACCATTCATGGACACACCTTGATTCCCTGCCAAAGGGCAAGACTCCAACCGAGGTTTGGAAGGACAACTTCCTTGCCTGCTTCATCACTGAGCCAACTGCGCTCCTTACCCGCGAGCGCTATGGCACTCACACCATTGCTTGGGAATGTGATTACCCACACTCAGATTGCACCTGGCCATACTCACCTGAGTTGTTGCTGAAGGAACTCGAAGCTGCAAACTGCAGTGACAAGGAAATCGACATGATCACGCACGAGAATGTCGCGAACTTCTTCAACTGGGATCCGTTCAAGCACACGCCACGTGATCAAGCAACCGTTGGTGGCCTTCGTGCACTTGCAACAGATGTGGACACAAAGGAAACCTCAAAGGCTGAATACCGCCAGCGTTACGAGGCTGCACGGGCTTAG
- a CDS encoding YfcE family phosphodiesterase, with protein sequence MPWPRVTRVGRNPSGVHVKLGIVSDVHCQDEHLQRTVESMIADGVDEILCAGDAQYEYRLSNEVTEIIRDNQIRYIQGNHEWVLMGPNGERARSGEHVRKSNLDFIAETPDEIRTTVSGKTLLMTHASPWAPRGHYLYAGDPLFSRCDELDADYLIIGHTHVPMVERFGRTLVINPGSLVFSREPGAYGMLSYVILDTTTDEVTMMHPPKDSQAS encoded by the coding sequence ATGCCTTGGCCTAGAGTCACTCGCGTTGGCCGCAACCCATCTGGAGTCCATGTGAAGCTCGGCATCGTTTCCGATGTTCATTGTCAGGATGAACATCTGCAGCGAACAGTGGAATCCATGATCGCCGATGGGGTTGATGAAATCCTGTGTGCCGGCGATGCTCAGTATGAATATCGCCTCAGCAATGAAGTCACCGAAATTATTCGAGACAATCAGATTCGCTATATCCAAGGCAATCATGAATGGGTCTTGATGGGTCCAAATGGCGAACGCGCTCGCTCAGGAGAACACGTACGCAAATCGAATCTTGACTTCATCGCCGAAACACCTGACGAAATCCGTACTACGGTCAGTGGCAAAACACTGCTGATGACTCACGCAAGCCCTTGGGCACCACGCGGTCACTACCTGTATGCAGGCGACCCACTGTTTTCACGATGCGATGAATTGGATGCAGATTATTTAATTATTGGTCATACCCATGTGCCGATGGTCGAACGATTTGGTCGCACACTCGTGATTAATCCTGGATCACTTGTGTTTTCTCGAGAACCTGGTGCTTACGGAATGCTCTCGTACGTAATTCTTGACACCACAACGGATGAAGTCACAATGATGCATCCGCCAAAGGATTCCCAAGCTTCGTAA
- a CDS encoding DUF2889 domain-containing protein: MAVDVPAGIQPIGPAVPTPARRNNSIRRTSTIDATWDGDIRDADMHLIGRCRDLFTPADNSSPAVIAEDVLNVTVRPNRVISEISTIPALEGIDVLIDMKGGLRTKIVESFPDQVQRGTPLYLLLDDISGATLVSGFAFTHWMAPGELPKMDSLDPDIKSRKLKMVGICAGFQQGASALGEDGPPAKHATRVVPNLPVEFDPYAWHELFETTEVSARRSRRIDVWREEDEWVIDSFFQDSGTAPSGNRIAVHEYTIQARVNVVSGLVTAIEAIPQVLPFLECPMATLSVHRLVGQPIRDFRSNVNVLLPGIDGCTHMNDALRALAEVPVLAAHLA, translated from the coding sequence ATGGCTGTCGATGTGCCTGCTGGCATTCAACCCATTGGCCCAGCCGTACCAACCCCTGCTCGCAGGAACAATTCAATCCGACGTACTTCAACCATTGACGCGACATGGGATGGGGATATTCGCGATGCAGATATGCACCTCATTGGTAGATGTCGTGACCTCTTCACACCCGCCGACAACTCTTCGCCGGCTGTGATTGCAGAAGATGTTCTGAACGTCACGGTTCGCCCGAATCGAGTAATCAGTGAGATTTCCACCATTCCAGCACTCGAGGGAATCGATGTCCTGATCGATATGAAGGGTGGGTTGCGCACCAAAATTGTTGAGTCATTTCCAGATCAAGTTCAAAGGGGAACACCTCTGTATCTTTTACTTGACGATATTTCTGGGGCGACCTTGGTTTCGGGATTCGCATTTACTCATTGGATGGCCCCAGGTGAATTACCGAAAATGGACTCGTTGGATCCAGATATCAAATCGCGCAAACTTAAAATGGTGGGGATTTGCGCTGGGTTCCAACAAGGTGCATCTGCGTTAGGTGAAGATGGCCCACCAGCAAAACACGCAACTCGAGTTGTGCCGAATCTTCCTGTGGAATTTGACCCTTACGCATGGCATGAACTATTCGAGACCACCGAAGTTTCTGCTCGCAGATCACGTCGAATCGATGTCTGGCGCGAGGAAGACGAGTGGGTCATTGATTCGTTCTTCCAAGATTCGGGAACCGCACCATCTGGCAATCGAATCGCAGTGCATGAATACACGATTCAGGCGCGAGTGAATGTCGTGAGTGGCCTTGTAACAGCTATTGAAGCGATACCTCAAGTGCTTCCATTCTTGGAATGCCCAATGGCAACATTGTCGGTGCATCGTTTGGTGGGTCAACCTATTCGCGATTTCCGCTCAAACGTGAATGTGCTGTTGCCTGGTATTGATGGATGTACACACATGAATGATGCGTTGCGTGCACTTGCGGAAGTACCAGTCCTGGCCGCTCATCTCGCATAA
- a CDS encoding DUF2889 domain-containing protein, whose amino-acid sequence MPYELPVVGRVLTNAVSGPSNPSPPRPPHSIRRTSTLDIDFPNGLQESRRVRGRARDFLTNGDETKVLADDVLVATVNQDRSYEFLFSFPDRPALQAMVGPEGTPNSRRVMNSLVPEEREAGSPLYLLLDDMPGALFISGHVLVEWIAPEQRSSHMSGDFMAPIDVCMGYAAGSNAIGEDGKCLLIHQVQPAGPLTTDTDPLAWHKLQDETDQPALRRARRIDAWIDDDIHFDAYFQDSCTTPSHGRVAVHEYCLNGTADLHTGELLTLNVDPRVLPFDACPQAAKNVHRMIGIPVQDFRQAVVDQLPGTLGCTHLNDALRALAEVPILVASLQ is encoded by the coding sequence GTGCCGTATGAACTCCCCGTTGTTGGGCGTGTGCTCACCAATGCAGTTAGTGGGCCGAGCAATCCAAGTCCACCTCGCCCGCCGCATTCAATTCGGCGAACGTCCACACTCGACATCGACTTTCCCAATGGACTCCAAGAAAGTCGACGGGTTCGCGGACGTGCGCGTGACTTCCTCACCAACGGTGATGAGACCAAAGTTCTTGCAGATGATGTGTTGGTAGCGACGGTCAACCAAGACCGCTCCTATGAATTTCTCTTCAGTTTTCCTGATCGCCCTGCTTTGCAAGCCATGGTCGGGCCCGAAGGAACACCCAACTCGCGCCGCGTGATGAATAGCCTCGTTCCGGAAGAACGAGAAGCGGGAAGCCCCTTGTATTTATTGCTGGATGACATGCCAGGCGCGTTATTCATTTCAGGCCATGTGCTTGTTGAATGGATTGCGCCTGAGCAGCGAAGTTCTCACATGAGTGGCGACTTCATGGCTCCCATCGACGTATGTATGGGTTATGCAGCTGGATCAAACGCAATTGGCGAAGATGGAAAGTGTCTACTCATCCATCAGGTGCAACCTGCGGGCCCTCTGACAACTGATACGGATCCACTTGCTTGGCACAAACTTCAAGATGAAACTGATCAACCTGCCTTGCGTCGTGCGCGACGCATCGACGCGTGGATTGATGATGACATTCATTTTGATGCGTACTTCCAAGACAGCTGCACGACACCAAGCCACGGCAGAGTTGCAGTCCACGAATACTGCTTGAACGGGACGGCAGATCTGCACACTGGCGAATTGCTAACTTTGAATGTAGATCCAAGAGTGCTTCCCTTTGATGCTTGCCCTCAGGCAGCGAAGAACGTGCACCGCATGATCGGAATTCCAGTACAAGACTTCCGCCAAGCAGTGGTAGATCAATTACCTGGAACCTTGGGTTGCACGCATTTGAATGATGCACTTCGTGCGCTAGCTGAAGTTCCAATCCTGGTTGCTTCACTTCAGTAG